The stretch of DNA CTTTATGTGGAAGGCTATTTCGTAACACTGCATGGCTTCTTCGTTGGACAAAACCCTTAACCAAGGAATGAAGTACGTATACACGTTCTTTCATAAGCTTCACATCGGCTGGGTTGCTGTCAACACACTGTCCGTTCTGGATGGGTCGTTCAAACATATTTCCAAATTCGGTTCTTGTACCGAGAAAATTCGGCCGGACGAAGTCAACCATACACCTGTTAAATGAGCAAGTTATTTTTGATACGCCAACAATTTTTGATATATATAACTCACCAATACTCGAGAAGGTTATTCTGTAAAGGGTACCCTGTTAGGACGACTCGACGACGTGTACGCACTTCTTTCAGCGCAACTGAAATAGAtgtcttcatattttttatacgATGACCTTCGTCGCAAATTATCAACTCCGGTCCGGGATTGACTAAGGCCTGGTAAATTtctgcgaaaaaaaaagaaaattgtgatgAAAACACGACTTAAGACTGTAATTTAATTATATACTTTCAAGCCgtcgtttctctttctcttcttcctccaaaTCAACAAATCCTGACactttcttcgtctttttcgAAACCTTCGACCGCTTCTTCTCTTTACTCTCTCGCTGAGTATAAAACAGTCGATAGAGTTCGTAACCGATAAGAAGGACACCGCCTTTATTGGTCCAGTCAGCTATCACCTGAATAACGAAACGATGTGAGTTAGAATCATATTTCTGAGGATAGctaatcatttttgaaaaccaaTAAGATTAgatgaaaattaaactttACCTTCGATCTCGAGTTGAGATCTTTAGTTGTGTCATTTAAAACGTGCAGGTGGAAACTGCGAGGTTGTACAGGAGGATCATCATCTGTTCTTTCAGGACTGAGCTCAGGCGGTAACCACGAGTTGAATTCAGAAACCCAATTTTGAATTGTGTTGATTGGAACAATGATCAACACAGTCCTCGCTTTGGTGTGACGTAAAAACACTTCTGAAAAGGCGCAGACCTGAAACGTTTTGCCTAAGCCCATTGAGTGAGCCAAGATACAGCCAAATCCCTCTGACGTGGAGTACTGTTCCAAGCTCTCCACGACATTGTCGTAAAGGAAACGAATACCACCAATCTGGTGGGCTTTGGCTGCTCGGGCAAGTTGGGGGGCTAGAAAAATGTCGACTTCATTGGAAGGGTGACCCACATTTATTAGAACTCGTCCTTCGTTATCTGGCTTGTTTAATTCATCTCTTGTATGAAGGCCAAAATTGTGGAcgtcactttcttcttcaactacTTCGGGTTTCTCGTCATCTCCTGAAagtccggaaaaaaaaactaattataatttcaaaatacttTTTGAATACCTGAAACACATACCTGAAAGTATGAccacatcatcatcgtcatcatctgGGACATATCGTTTAGAACAGGTAGGAGCTGAAGGGGCCGGTTTGGGAGGAAACTCTTCATCATCACTTGAAAGGCATatcacatcatcatcatagaTTTGTTTTTGCACATGCACTTCATGATTATCCTCCTACATAACCCATAAAGAAATTTGGATTTCCATATTAAGTaccaaaaaaagttgattatcATACCTTGGCAATATCAACAGTAGGAGGTTCTGAGGTTTGTTTGAAGGGCTGGTCATTTTCTAAGAATTCAAGTGGGATATCTGGTGAAAGTGTGCTATCTTCTAGTTCTTGTGCTAATGCTTGTAAATCCTCAACCAAAGTTGAAGCAGGAGCCtgatcatcttcttcatcaaaatGAGGGATGTAGCTGCATTCTGGaacctgctgttgttgctgctgctgctgctgttgttgttgttgttgatggatTCTTTGAACTCTCTCAAGTTCTCTCTGTTGGGCAGCTCTTGTCTCTGCCTCAAGCTCATCACCTTTCAGAATATCCCTGATGTTTTTCCTCATGTGGGATTTCAACttctcattttttggtttgatgtCTTTGGGCTTGGAGGCTGCCTcagaaacaacttttttcttctttttctttttttgagtgGTAGTTACATTTGGTTTTAGAGTTTCTTCAGAGGGTGGCAGGGTAGTAAGCGGAGCAGCATTGTCTTCCAGATCTGCCTCACAAATGTTCCTAAGCGAGTTCAGACATTCCAAGTTTTCATTGTCCTCATCTAACTTTTGCTTTTTGATAGCcactgtttcattttcttcaggATACTTATGTTTTTTTGACTCTTCAAACTTGTTATTGTCACTGAGAACATCCTGACTGTTTGTCAGATTCCATTCTTTGGGCTCTAGTTCCATTTTCCATTCATGTAGAATGTTCAATGAAAAGGCGGCGCACTAGTTTTCAAGTTCTGTAGGTCAAATTAGCGATTTCTCGTCAACAATTACATACTTCAGACCTTGAAGTTCACTTTAACTAAGTTGTTcgattaatgtttttttatcaccTTTTACACAATCTTTCAATGAAATATCACTCGTACAGGGCAGGCGAAATGTCGATATACGCCATTGTTGCTCAATTTTCCGTCTTATGATGCCATCTGGGGagttaataaagcatttcTTTGTAATAACGAGGCAAGCAGAAGCAAAAGTCCTCTTCAGTCTTCGCATCTTTCAGTTTGCTTacctatttttaaataaaaataaaataattgttcttTGCATTccaatttacttttttaatcgTTTACAATTGGTATCGAAAGCATCAAGGACTAAAAATGGCACGAAATGCTGAAAAAGCCATGTaagttttccattttcgttTCATGCAAATGCAAGGTGTTCCAAACACTgtcttgtgtgtatgtgtgtgcatTCAAATTTACTTGTGGTGTgtgatgaaaataaattatgtattTGTATGGAATTTTGCAGGACAACCTTGGCACGTTTTAGGGCTGCTCAACTGGGAACCTTAGGAGGGAAGGATCGTCGACCTTATTTGGCATCAGAGTGCAAAGACTTAAAAGAATGTGAAAGGTGGCGAAGAGAAATTTTAAGAGAAATTTCGAAGAAAGTCACACAAATTCAGAATGGTAACTTTTGTGTCATACATTTTACATAAAGTAAAACATTGACTaatattgaattcatttttcgcAGCTGGACTGGGTGAATACAGAATCAGGGATCTCAATGATGAGATTAACAAATTGCTTCGAGAAAAGTATCATTGggaagttcaaatttttaacttggGTGGGCCCAACTACCGGCGAATAGGCCCTCGCTATCTTGACCGCGAAGGTCGAGAAGTTCCAGGGAATCGTGGTTACCGGTACTTTGGAGCCGCTCGGGAATTGCCAGGTAAGAAAAGATCATTCCCGGGGAAATGCATTTATGTTTCATTCGTTTCATCCTCCTTTACAGGTGTCAGAGAATTGTTTGAGCAAGAACCAATGCCTGTGCCAAAAAAATCACGAGCTGAATTAATGAAAGATATTGATGCCGACTACTACGGATACCgtgacgatgatgatggcatCCTTATTCCGCTAGAACAAGAGGCTGAAAAAGAGGGtatgtattttaaatttatctgcATATTATAATTTACTAATTtaggaattattttatttgaagcGGTCGCAAAGGCAGTTGCAGAATGGCAAGCAAAGAAAGAAGCAGGTCTTTTGGAATTGGATAAAAACTACGCAAccgaagaaaatatttatacaaCTCGTAAACTTAAGGTATGTTTTTACTACTTTTTcccaaaacaaatgaaagaaattaatgaatgttctattttgaatgaaaaaggaCGATTCCGTTCTGGCTGACAGTGACGAGGAAATGGAAACTGAAGCACCAAGATTCGTAGCTCACGTAGCTGTTCCCTCTCAAAAGGAGGTAGAAGAGGCAATTTTGCGCcgaaagaaacaagaattaTTGGAGAAATATGTCAGTTCTGAACTGCTAATGGAGACGGAAGAGACATCAAAGACtgtgaatgaaatgaattcttAAAGCACGAAGTCTTCCTTCCGTCAACTTCTGATTAATACAACATAAATTTTGAAACCTATCAATCGTTAAATTTATTGTTGCGATTCAGATAAtagtcaacacacacacacagagagagaagggggggggggaactcACAAAGGGTTACGAAGGGGGGTCAGCGGGATCACGTATGTTGTCCAATTggggaggagaagaagaaccagCGCTCGAAGATCGTAACGACTCGGGTGATCGAGGTAGTTCTTGGTCTTCAGGTCGAGGCAGTTCGGGTGGAGGAGTTTCTCTTTGTCTCAGCTCAGGAGCAGCTTCCTGTGGAACAGGTGCGGGAAATAACAAAGGACGATCAACGATTCGTCGCAAACGAACCATGCCAGGGCCAACATCAATAATTTCAATGCGTTCGAGGCGAGAAGGTTCCGCAGCACCATCTCTTAAAGTCGGTACCGATGTTGGAGGGCGTTTGATATCttcttggaaaacaaaatcacaatCTATCCACCAATCTGATGGAACAAGCGAACTATCCACCGTCCATTCTGGAAAATCACATACGATCCGCAGTTGGGGAAAGTCGGTCTTGAGTCGGATAACACCAGGTTCTGTCACTCGGCTACCGCGGACATCGATCAATCGTAGATTAGGCATGTTCCTAGCAAGATGTCGCAAAGTCACGTCACGAACTTCGGTGTTGGTCAGCACCAGCACCTCCAAGTGAGGAACAAATTCTTCTGGAGTATTTAGTCCTCGATCTGTTACACGATCGGCTTCCTCACTATCTTGTCTCCTATAAATTAATGATAGAAAAACGTGATATTGCGTGTATAATATTCGAAATTTGGCACTAAACATACCTGTGCACTCTTCCGTCAATGTACAATCGCTTTAATTTCGGCTTGGATTTAAAAGCACGGACTTCAGCGTCAGATATAGCAGTCTCTCGCAAATCAAGGacttcaatattttcaaagcCAAACCTTGCCGATAGAAATATATAGGCCGCACATGTCCCTACTTTTGCACAGCCTCTCAATCGTAAGGTTTTTAATTTGGGACATTTGCTGATGGCCATCATTGAATGATCTTCAAACCATAAACATCCATTCAGGTTTAGGCTTTCCAGATGAGGTGTCTGAGTTGCCATGTTGAAGAAATAGGACTCTTTAACAGGAACATTAATAAGTTTGCAGTTTTCCATTGAAAGACTTTTCAGTGTTGAAGGAAAGCATTTGTAAGTTAGCACAGAAGCATTAACAAAGTGTTCTTCCAGTATCAGTGTTTCCAGATCTGTAGCTTGAGTCACTAGCTCAAATAGTGCAGGAGACAGGCACTCTGTATTTTCTGGTACCTTTCCCGATAGCAGTTTTACTGATCCTGTTGATGCTAGTACCTTTGTACCTCGGTGAAAGCACTTGACTGCATCTTCCAGTTCTGAATGAGTGAGGAATCTAGGACGAAGATCTGCCTCTTTCCACAATGTTCTATCTTTACTGATTTTCTCCAAACGAGCACACACCCTGTAAAGATAATTAGATAAGAGTGCATCACTTATCAGTCACTGTTCATATggtttttaattataattactGTGCGAGAGTGAGGATGTCTTCTAGTTTTAGATATGACATGATGTGAAGAAGAATATCGTCAGAAAGTCGCAAAAGATGAGGTTCGTAGTTGAGGGCCATGGCGGTAATATCTCTTTTCAGCTAGAAATAAAGCAAAGAATTCCGAGGTTTATAAGCGCTATAACTCTTAAACTAATGAAAGAGATTACCTAttccaacaagaaaacatgaaGTTACAAATAAGATTTCACGATGTCGGATTCGGAATCCCAGGCTATAAATAAGTCTTGTACGAAACTCTcttggtaaacaaaaaagggaaataaatggGTTACTCCAAAATACTTTTCTCTCGCGACTGTGCAGAAGTGTAGTAAACGTAATGACAACTGCCTCAGGCTATGCAGACGACAATGCACAAAGAAAGGTACTACTAAGCAGCAAAATTCTATTATTTTCCTGTtggttttttaacaaaaaacaaaaatgacaagactttggaaaatagaaaagaaaccaTATTATGTGTCCATAGCTCtgcaaaaacaaactaaaacactgaaatgaacttgaaattttcccaaaatataaagCATAGGGCATAAGCATAAGCATCTtgtatgtttttaaaaaccaacactAGAATGAATTTCTCCTGTTTTCACGCAACGcaacaatttgatttcgatCCAATGTTGTATTTTATacgatttaaaatattttacaaaatcaCATTCAAGGCTATTTTGCTCCTATATTTAGAATTAGCCGGCACTGGACGGACATTATTTGTTTCAGTCTTTTTTCAGAATCACATTTGTGTTAAGTGTTAACGGGCTTTAGCAGTTTAGTACAGCTGAGTCATTCGATAATCGACACCTCCCTTGTATGCGTGAAAGCGCTGAAAGAGTAGATGGGTTTGATCCATTTTTAGATGTTGAAAGGTTATGATCAAGCTTTTCCCTTCCGCGTAAACTCATTCCacaatattctttattttcttccaatcatttaaaattccaaattaGGATGGCAAGTCATGATCCATGATCGATTTCCATGTTAAAgaccaaataaagaaaattaaatgacgaaacttttgttttataagGTGATGTATTTTCCCACGAAAATGTTCGGtatttcattatatttacaagcattcgatttttttgggtattttttcaatttctatatAGATTCAACATTGTCTTTCTGTTTTCTCCCAAGTTCTAATATCGCGTTGAATTTTGTATGTTTGTATGTTTTAAGCTTATCATGATATTAATACTTTTCCCTGTGATCTTTTCACGTTCCATTCACCGCGTTTGCGTGTTTGTTGACTTGAGCATCGCggcaaaatttcatttttttctaatgttaATAATTTCCATCAAAACGCTCGTTCAACGTGTCATTCGTGGCGCGAAATTCGAAAACGGATCACCAAGTTTTCGATTGTTCTttagatgttgttgttgatgtagTAGTTGGTTGTTTGAACgaccaaaattaaaaagacaaaTCAAGGAGAAACTACACGTaatcgaaaaaattggaattcaaaaaacgagagaaaaattttCGACGGGTTGACTAGAGAAAGGAGAGcgcaaaaaagaggaaagaggAGATCGAGAGCgcgacaagaaaaacaatgacCAAAAAAGGTGgcattttttcgaaattatgAGAAGGGAAAATTGAATGATAAAAATACACGAAACTATGAATAACTACGGTAGACCAAACACTACTGGTCTcggttctttttgttttttaaaagagcgGGGAAAAAGAACCGAACAAGTGACGAAATGAGAAAAGGGAACCGAGCGGACGGCGAACCCCCAAAAGTAACTACGAAAATGATCCAATCGAGCCAAATTcgcaagaaaatttaaattgttccTGTCGCTCGCTTCAGAGAcgcaaaaaggaaagaaaacatgGAAAGCACtacttataataataataataataataagaataaaccTTTTCGTATTTCTACTCGCTACCATaggaattaaaagaaaactatttACCGCTACTCGACTCGATAAACAGGAGGTAAACGagtgaattgaaaaaagatgacaCGCAAAAATCGTCAAAgaagtaattttttcttgaaaaaaaaaacacatatgaaacttttctctctctttctctgtcgtCAACTTCAGTTAATAATAAGGAATGTATCGACTAAATATCCGCATCCTGACGTCCCTTCCGCGACGCACTCTGGCGATTAAGTAGACTTTTGCGAGTATTTCCGTTCTTTCGTGTACGTCCGGACGTACGTTCCGTGTCTGTGTAAAACGTATaatgtgtttgtgtttgaCGTGTACGAATGTGTTttcaaacaggaaaaaaaaaattatttaaatgaaaaataaaaaattgaacgaaatgaaataaatgaaagttcagaaaaaaaattggtgtaACTGAAAGTGATGAACCAAGTAAGGGgacatagaaaaaaaaaccaaatggggaaataaatgaatccAGATGAATATCCAAaactcagaaaaaaaaaagaaaaaataaatacacatAAATTCTCAGTTAGTAAGGGCAGGGTTTTCGTCTGAAAGTTAAGGAGTGAAAAAGGTAGTTGAATAGTTTGGAATTATTCCCAATAGTCAGTTGTTTGATTTTAAGCTTTTTTAAAGGTTTCAACTGACGAGGGAAGGAGACATCATTCCAGGTTGGGGGATAGGAAGAGCGTGATAGAAAAATGTACGAAAGATAAACAAAACTCAATTATTTTGCACCATTCGGAATTTTAAGAATGGTCGAGAACACGGCGTTGACGGAGGTGAAAACGATTTGCAtccactcttctttttcctcggaaaaaaataccaaaaagtcGGTAGActtttttctctgtccttCAACCAAGTGACTAGCAAtctcaaatttcattttcccttttttttttttacatttgatgaGATCCATTTCTTGCCTCACTGCGAAAACTTTATTCGCAAATTTTCTCGACTAAACCTCTCGCGTATATAATTCTTCTCGGTTTCTTTTGCTTCGTTTTCtcttccgtttttcttctactttttgcAATTCTTAAATAACGTCGCTTGAGCAGAGCTGACTAGCTTTGTAAACGATGATTTTTTGATGAGAGGAATTTTCAACCGATTATTGGTTTGTTTTTGGGGTGAGGTTTTACGAGGAGGTAAAGAAACGCGACCACAATCGGACGTGATTcttttgaggggggggggtggaaGGGGGTGTGTTCCATGACAatgatttctttcctttcgtttgttttagaaattccCGCAGACGAAGCAAGTGCGAGATGTCCGTGAAGGGAGGTCAGATGGGGGAGGGTCTTGTCTtctatttcagttatttgaatGGAGGGGGTTGTCAGCTACTAAAGCGAATCGGAGGGGAGGGGGTATGTGtatctgtgtgtgtacgtgtgttgGTGTGGGTGAAAGTGTAAGTGGCTGGCTCTGGCAATGGTAGTAGTGTGTGAAATCCGTTAGGCTTTGCTGGGACGACCAGTGGAGGATCCGGCGGTTTTGAAAGAGACTTGCAGGACGCGGTTACCGAGCGTGTAGCCATTGAGCGACTGGATAGCCACAAGTGCTTCATCGTAGTTGGTCATGGTGACGAACCCGAAGCCTTTGCACTTGTTCGTTTGCAAATCGCGAATCACTTTGACGCTCTGGACAGCACCGAAGGGGCCAAAGAGTTGCCACAGGACGCTCTCCTCCGTGTCGGGCGCCAAGttgtaaacaaaaatgcaCCAGCCTGTTCCTTCATCAAATTTGAAGTAAACATCTGTGAATTTCAAACGGGGTTTATTCACTGTGGAACTTTATATACCGTACCTGGAATGGCAGCAccagcggcggcagcggcagcagcggccgcAGCTCCAGGAAGCAACGGCGAAGCCAAAATATCACCGGCCAAAGGCGAAAACCTAAACGCCAAcgccgaaagagaaaagaaaaatggcaaacacgcaacaaagaaaaaaaaaaacacaaaattattattacacgtTGAACGTCAAATCAATAATTAACAAATTATGTTTTGTCATTTTGCAAAAATCtccaatttaaatttcaaaataaaggaACGATTTACGAGTTAAACGTTCAAGTTAGTTGTTATCTTGGACATTCAGAAAGAGAAAGCGCAAAAAGTGACAGTCGAACTAAAAAAATCGAGACCAGGACCAAccaaatgataataataagaataagaataataataacgagaaagagttttgaaaactaaaaattcgaaaaccgaaaaaaagttgaaatggtTTGCATGATGATATAGAGACTGACCTTTGAAGCCCCTTGTTGAGGGCCAACACAGCCTTGCCCGCACTTGAGTGTGTGTAACAATGGAGGAAGAAtatacaaatagaaaaaacagGTGGGTTCGGGAGCGGgaagaaatgtaaaaaaaaaaagaaacacattaaaaataagaaaaaatcaagagaaaacacaaaaatcagATTTGACAAGTCAAAATAGTAGAAACCCAACAAATCATACGCGCAACCAAATCAACTAGATTTTATTAGACGCGGAAAGCAACCACCACTCGACTTTTTGcgaaattgattatttttgttttagagaattattttgtgttttagttACAGTGTGGTTTTTCCTTGTCCGTGTCAGAAATGTCACACGCTGAAACGCACAGCTAGTGGGTCTCAAATAGTAGTACGTAGTAGCagtggtagtagtagcagtagtAAGACGCCCGCCATTGACGGTGGCCTGTCCCCCTTCAAACCTCTCCCACgaaatctaaatttgttttgttttttgttttttttactaccaAATTTCTTCCTAAACATTGAACATCCGCCAAGTGTTAATTTATAACCATTCCAGATTAATGAGAAAACAAGTGACCAtatcaaaaaagaattcaagtGCTTGTAAAAAGGATCAAGGgtcgtgttttcttttttgtttttatcttttcactAGATGAAAAGCTTTGGGTTGCGAGGGACagggaattttgaaaaaagaataagctaCCTGGAAGGAGTGCGAGCGCCTTCCGAAAGGTCGGTGATGCTCATTTCATTGACCCCAACACCGTCATTCACACCAGTGACGCCCATCGGTTGCCACGCTGCCCCGCCTCTGtcataaacataaaaataatccAAATCATACAATTGAATCTGAGTATCAGAAGAAAATCAACCaccaaatcaaaaacaaacaaaaattgtgaatacccaaaatttagaattttattcttttttgtaattcgttttttgtttgttttagttttacTTGTTGTATATAAATGGCGGGGCAGCCACGACCAACCGCCGACTTTTATCATTCTTAACGAGCGACTGTCATTGGAGAGTTTTGGCTCAGACTTACTGgcccgatttttttaaaataagcgTAACGGATGAAACAGAAGTTATGTGGAAGAGacggaagaaacaacaaaaaagaaacaggaaacataaaaaacaaaattcaaatgaaacaaaaaaagaagcagatagtagtagtagctagtaagagattgaaaaaaaaaggagggtttaaaagaaatttaggaTTTCAAATGTACCTGGCCAAAGGAGAAAGTGGGATGTAGCGAAGGCGTCCGGTAGGATGTATAGGTCCTCCGAAACGTCTCACGCCCAGCgccgcagcagccgccgccgccgctcctGATGaaaattctgtaaaaaaaaaacaaataaattccgTCATCAATCTGTCCCGTCTGTCGTTCCATATAACGTCAAGTAGAGGTGCAAGGATGTAGAGTTATATCGTTTACCAGGTAGATAGGCAGCCAGCGGAGCTAGGCCCTTGGTAGAATTGCTCGGGTTGTTGGCAAACTTGACAGTGATGGGCTCGGTGGCTCCTTGCGGCACGGTGCCATTCAACTTTTCGATGGCGCGTTCTGCCTCCCCTCGCGTGTCAAACCGAATGAACCCCACCCCTTTTGACAGACCGGCTGCTTACATGTGTTTAAAAATAGAAGCGCAGggcaaatgaaaaagagaatatcaaaataaatttcagtgaatcaaaataaagtcTCGTAGCTAAGGCAATAAActctaaaaaagaatatccaGTAAAAAGTAATAGTGAAATACCCGTGATGCTATCGCAGAGGATTCTAGACGTAATGATGCGTCCAAAAGGCGCAAATAGAGTCTCTAATTCGCTCTGGCACATCGTCTTGGGTATGCCGCTGACGTACAAGTTGGCTCCCTTAATGTTCTCACTGCTGGGACGGGCGAACGAAACCTAAATTGGCAATGAAATGGTTAATATTTTAACGTCAAAGTTAGGCAGTTGGACGAGGGaggagaaaaacgaaaatcaagGCATGATATGCATTTGCCATCCCAGTTGTGTCAACAAAGCTGGACGCTTCATATactaaaaagagaagaagcacAGTGACCATAATACACGGTCTAccgactttttttctcccttcattTCAGCCCAGTCTTGTAAAACTTTGGGCTCTATTTCGGGAAATCAAAACATTCGACGCTACATGAGAAGACCAGACAGAACCCGTGTTCGTAGATACAAACAGacggaagaaatgaaagagacccctttcttcgtcttcccgtatgcaaaataaataatcttcCTTCTAACAAAAAGCGGATCAAATTTTGTTATATATTCACCTTGATGGTTTTGTTCTGCAGACGCAATCCATTGAGAGTATTTATGGCTTTTTCGGCATCTTCAGCTCGGTGGTAATTGACGAATCCGTAACCCAAACTCTGCCCTGCTTTCAGATCGAAAGACACAAacggaaacagaaaaaaaaagagagaaatcggGTTGATTTTTACTGAATTCGGATAATTTAGgggttaaaataaaattccagaCAGTCGATAAATTATCTACCATCATTGATCTCAAAATCAAGACCTGTGATTTTGTCGCGGATGAGTTTGCAACTCTCGACTTCGCCAATGGAGGCGAACAAGGAACGAATCTCTTCTTGGGTCATCGTCTGTGGCAAGTAATTAACAATCAAGTTAGTCTTGCTCTCGTCATCTTTGGGTACAATGTGCTGCGATCCCTGtatgagaagaaaagaaacaagacacCAACGTCAATGTCGAACACGACAAGTCCAGGaaatggatttaaaaaagtagagtAGAAAAATGAGACAGACGAATCCTCTCACGTGGCTAACATTATTGACGGATGCAACGTGGTTGAGTCCATTGGCTGTCAGGACGCCGTGTTGAGGTAGACTTTCTAAACCGTTCATTCTGTCGCTGATGctttcggctgctgctgcgtaatctataaaagacaacaaaatacaaacaaataaatgttttgttcAGACAAAAGTTAATGATACGCCCACAGAAAAGTCGTAGAGCAATCGCTCCGAGGTGGAACGGGACTCATTAGCGTGACTAAAGTGTTTTAAAGACACGTGTCCTCTCATTAAAaatactcttttttaaaacggaaaaacaagaaagccAAAACTCGCATACCCCTAGTACGACAAAAGCACACAAACAGAAAACGGACTAGCCAGCCGAATTTTTGGGCGTCAGAGGAAAAAAGGAGCTAGAGACCTCGGCGGAGGAGCTATCGATCGGCGTCTGTACACCACAAGAGTAGCTGGTTGGTCGCAGGATTATGACGCCATCTGACGTGGAATGGGGATTCGCGTCCGGACACAatcaca from Daphnia pulex isolate KAP4 chromosome 4, ASM2113471v1 encodes:
- the LOC124192470 gene encoding ELAV-like protein 1 isoform X23 gives rise to the protein MNGLESLPQHGVLTANGLNHVASVNNGSQHIVPKDDESKTNLIVNYLPQTMTQEEIRSLFASIGEVESCKLIRDKITGLDFEINDAGQSLGYGFVNYHRAEDAEKAINTLNGLRLQNKTIKVSFARPSSENIKGANLYVSGIPKTMCQSELETLFAPFGRIITSRILCDSITAAGLSKGVGFIRFDTRGEAERAIEKLNGTVPQGATEPITVKFANNPSNSTKGLAPLAAYLPEFSSGAAAAAAAALGVRRFGGPIHPTGRLRYIPLSPLARGGAAWQPMGVTGVNDGVGVNEMSITDLSEGARTPSRFSPLAGDILASPLLPGAAAAAAAAAAGAAIPDVYFKFDEGTGWCIFVYNLAPDTEESVLWQLFGPFGAVQSVKVIRDLQTNKCKGFGFVTMTNYDEALVAIQSLNGYTLGNRVLQVSFKTAGSSTGRPSKA
- the LOC124192470 gene encoding ELAV-like protein 1 isoform X20, which produces MNGLESLPQHGVLTANGLNHVASVNNVSHGSQHIVPKDDESKTNLIVNYLPQTMTQEEIRSLFASIGEVESCKLIRDKITGLDFEINDAGQSLGYGFVNYHRAEDAEKAINTLNGLRLQNKTIKVSFARPSSENIKGANLYVSGIPKTMCQSELETLFAPFGRIITSRILCDSITAAGLSKGVGFIRFDTRGEAERAIEKLNGTVPQGATEPITVKFANNPSNSTKGLAPLAAYLPEFSSGAAAAAAAALGVRRFGGPIHPTGRLRYIPLSPLARGGAAWQPMGVTGVNDGVGVNEMSITDLSEGARTPSRFSPLAGDILASPLLPGAAAAAAAAAAGAAIPDVYFKFDEGTGWCIFVYNLAPDTEESVLWQLFGPFGAVQSVKVIRDLQTNKCKGFGFVTMTNYDEALVAIQSLNGYTLGNRVLQVSFKTAGSSTGRPSKA
- the LOC124192470 gene encoding ELAV-like protein 2 isoform X36, giving the protein MNGLESLPQHGVLTANGLNHVASVNNGSQHIVPKDDESKTNLIVNYLPQTMTQEEIRSLFASIGEVESCKLIRDKITGLDFEINDAGQSLGYGFVNYHRAEDAEKAINTLNGLRLQNKTIKVSFARPSSENIKGANLYVSGIPKTMCQSELETLFAPFGRIITSRILCDSITAAGLSKGVGFIRFDTRGEAERAIEKLNGTVPQGATEPITVKFANNPSNSTKGLAPLAAYLPEFSSGAAAAAAAALGVRRFGGPIHPTGRLRYIPLSPLARGGAAWQPMGVTGVNDGVGVNEMSITDLSEGARTPSRFSPLAGDILASPLLPGAAAAAAAAAAGAAIPGTGWCIFVYNLAPDTEESVLWQLFGPFGAVQSVKVIRDLQTNKCKGFGFVTMTNYDEALVAIQSLNGYTLGNRVLQVSFKTAGSSTGRPSKA
- the LOC124192470 gene encoding ELAV-like protein 3 isoform X14, whose translation is MNGLESLPQHGVLTANGLNHVASVNNGSQHIVPKDDESKTNLIVNYLPQTMTQEEIRSLFASIGEVESCKLIRDKITAGQSLGYGFVNYHRAEDAEKAINTLNGLRLQNKTIKVSFARPSSENIKGANLYVSGIPKTMCQSELETLFAPFGRIITSRILCDSITAGLSKGVGFIRFDTRGEAERAIEKLNGTVPQGATEPITVKFANNPSNSTKGLAPLAAYLPEFSSGAAAAAAAALGVRRFGGPIHPTGRLRYIPLSPLARGGAAWQPMGVTGVNDGVGVNEMSITDLSEGARTPSSAGKAVLALNKGLQRFSPLAGDILASPLLPGAAAAAAAAAAGAAIPDVYFKFDEGTGWCIFVYNLAPDTEESVLWQLFGPFGAVQSVKVIRDLQTNKCKGFGFVTMTNYDEALVAIQSLNGYTLGNRVLQVSFKTAGSSTGRPSKA
- the LOC124192470 gene encoding ELAV-like protein 2 isoform X42, which gives rise to MNGLESLPQHGVLTANGLNHVASVNNGSQHIVPKDDESKTNLIVNYLPQTMTQEEIRSLFASIGEVESCKLIRDKITAGQSLGYGFVNYHRAEDAEKAINTLNGLRLQNKTIKVSFARPSSENIKGANLYVSGIPKTMCQSELETLFAPFGRIITSRILCDSITAAGLSKGVGFIRFDTRGEAERAIEKLNGTVPQGATEPITVKFANNPSNSTKGLAPLAAYLPEFSSGAAAAAAAALGVRRFGGPIHPTGRLRYIPLSPLARGGAAWQPMGVTGVNDGVGVNEMSITDLSEGARTPSRFSPLAGDILASPLLPGAAAAAAAAAAGAAIPGTGWCIFVYNLAPDTEESVLWQLFGPFGAVQSVKVIRDLQTNKCKGFGFVTMTNYDEALVAIQSLNGYTLGNRVLQVSFKTAGSSTGRPSKA